In Opitutaceae bacterium, the sequence GGCAAAGTCCACCTGCACCGAATGGTCGATCACCAGATCCACGGGTACCAGGGGCTCGATGATCTTGGGGTCCTTGCCAAGCCTCGCCGCCGCCGCACGCATCGCCGCAAGGTCCACCAGGAGCGGCACACCCGTGAAATCCTGCAGGACGATCCGGGCAACCACGAAGGGTATCTCCTCCGTCCGGCTCGCAACCGGCTTCCATGCCGCCAGATCGCGAACGGCCTGCTCGGTGACACGTCTTCCGTCACAGTTGCGCAGAAGCGACTCCAGAACCAGCCGAATCGACACGGGAAGCCTTGTCAGCCGGGGGAATCCGGCCGCGGCCAGCGCCGGCAGCGAATAATACGAGTGTGTCGCGCCGCCAACGGAAAACCGTGCCAGCGCATTGAGCGGATTGGAAGAGGACATTGAGGGAAATTCAGAGGAGCATCAGGATGGGTTTCGCCCGGCTGCGAAAGCAGGCGGCAAACAACTCAATGAGCCAGCGCCGCCTTGACCGCATCGAAATTGGGCAGGTCGTGCGGCGTCGGTGTCTGCTCGGCATACTTGATCAAGCCATCCTTTCCGACAACGAACGCGGCGCGGGCCGACGTGTCACCGATTCCAAGCAGCCCAGGGAACAGGACCTTGTACGCCTTCACGGTCTCCTTGTTCAAGTCGCTGAGCAGCGTAATCCGGATGTTGTTCTTTGCCGCCCAGGCTTCCTGCGCAAACGGACTGTCAACGCTGATGCCAACAACCGCGGCACCCAGCTTTTCGTAGTCTGGAAGTCCCGACGTCACCGCGCACATCTCCGTCGTGCACGGCCCGCTGTACGCGAGCGGAAAGAAAAGGATCACAACGGGCTTCCGGC encodes:
- a CDS encoding redoxin domain-containing protein — protein: MPLTVGSKAPSFTLKTKTAEGLKDVSLSDFLGRKPVVILFFPLAYSGPCTTEMCAVTSGLPDYEKLGAAVVGISVDSPFAQEAWAAKNNIRITLLSDLNKETVKAYKVLFPGLLGIGDTSARAAFVVGKDGLIKYAEQTPTPHDLPNFDAVKAALAH